AACCACTGAGCAATTGTTGGATTATGCTGAATTGACAGGCATAGAGGCTGTTGTTATTGATAACAACACGAATATCCGCCAGTTCCGCCAGGAGCTGCAATGGAATGAGCTGTACTGGCGCAACCAATAAGTAAAAACGATCAATAAGCAGGCTCCTTATAAAAGCTGCTTACTCATAGGTTTGATCAGCGAACAGCCGCATGTGATGCGGCTGTTTTGCGTATGTTTTTACCATGGATAAAAGCCTTGTTCGAAATTAATATTTGACAATGAGAATCATTATCAAATATTATTTGAGTAATAGGGAATGAAAGCATCCCATATTTCAAGTAAAGGTGAGGGATGAACTTGGGTAAAATATTGATTGCTTATGCCAGTTTGACCGGTAATACAGAGGAAATTGCGGAATTGATTGCCGAGGGCGTTCGCCAAGCAGGACATGAGGCAGAATTAAAGGCTTCATATGATTGCAACGCGCAAGAGCTGCTCGATTATGATGGGTTCCTGTTAGGGGTATATACTTGGGGAGATGGTGAGCTTCCTGATGAATTTTTAGATTTTTATGAGGAAATGGACGAACTTGATCTGTCAGGCAAAAAGACGGCTATATTTGGCAGTGGAGATACTTCTTATGAGCAATTCTGTGGTGCGGTTGATTTAGTGGAGGAAAAAGTTAAAGAACGCGGCGCCTCAGTGATTCAGGAGAGCCTGAAGATTGAATTCAATCCATTGGATGATGACAAGGAAAATTGCCGGGCCTATGGAAGACAGTTTGCACAGGCGGGTATTGGAGTCTCCTGAGATGAGAGTGAGGGATAGGTATGCGTAATAGCGATAGCTTAAGCGGTTATCCTCTTCTGCACGACTATCAGCTTGAGGAGATGTGGAGAACGCCGCAGCCAATCCATCCGTCACAGGCAAAGCGCGGGCGTGAGGGCTGGAATTGGCGGCAGCGGGTTCAATATGCGGTAGGCCATGCGTTGAACGAATACTTTGGAATGGAAGTAGAGGTGCGGCGGGAAGTCCCCGTCCAGTATGTGCTGGAGAAATGGTGGCCCAAGCAGGCAAACGGCTTTGAATCGTTGTTCCACTATTGGGATATCAAAAATAAAGTGTCAGGCGAGCTGTCAAAAATATGTGCCTTAAACAAGGATCTGCTCACGCCGGTGATGCTGTATGAACAATTTTGTACGCCAGTGCCTGAACTCAAGGTCGATATTTCGCTGATTGTTCAGGCTGCCTGGCAGCTATCAGCTGGTGCCGATTCCTTACTGATTCAAAAGTATATGGTGGACTATAATCCTAATGTCATTCATACATTTCAACATTTGACGAATGTATTTTGTCATTATGCATTTGGAGCGCTACCACAGCTTATTGAGGTATATTGTCTGCTGGACGGCAAGAAGGTTCGCTTTGTTCCGGGGCCCGCTTCTTTGCAGCAATCTTTGGACTACGTACAGCTTTTGCGTGATTCCAGAGACGATGTGCATAGGAGCACAGCA
This DNA window, taken from Paenibacillus kribbensis, encodes the following:
- a CDS encoding flavodoxin; translated protein: MNLGKILIAYASLTGNTEEIAELIAEGVRQAGHEAELKASYDCNAQELLDYDGFLLGVYTWGDGELPDEFLDFYEEMDELDLSGKKTAIFGSGDTSYEQFCGAVDLVEEKVKERGASVIQESLKIEFNPLDDDKENCRAYGRQFAQAGIGVS